A genomic window from Companilactobacillus pabuli includes:
- a CDS encoding MurR/RpiR family transcriptional regulator: MKLDSYIYKHFDDLNQNDKLVISFILNNSKDVINMNINEVAQKCLVSPSAVFRLTRKIGLSGFNQLKFILAEDQDFVQTKAITDFVGDTKNAMEYTIHQFETTQMSGLYEKIDRAPNIYVYSTGWVQEIIANQLQRNFFLVGKNIYALPSAGSELDKVSHRVKNGDLLIIVSYSGEDKELIKTVKGISLRGISTIAFTPFNQNKLAAACEYSLNYNTISFPMPDREGDEVFFTGVYVLNDLLVMGYSNYVINK, encoded by the coding sequence TTGAAACTAGATTCATATATTTATAAGCACTTTGATGATTTAAATCAAAATGACAAGCTAGTTATTAGCTTCATATTAAATAATAGCAAAGACGTTATTAATATGAACATAAACGAAGTTGCTCAGAAATGCTTGGTTTCTCCATCTGCAGTTTTTAGATTGACTAGAAAAATAGGCCTCTCAGGGTTTAATCAGCTAAAATTTATTTTGGCTGAAGATCAGGATTTTGTTCAGACTAAAGCAATAACAGATTTTGTTGGAGATACAAAAAATGCGATGGAATATACGATTCATCAATTTGAAACAACCCAAATGAGTGGATTGTATGAAAAAATTGATAGAGCACCTAATATTTATGTTTATTCAACAGGCTGGGTTCAAGAAATAATTGCTAATCAACTTCAAAGAAATTTCTTTTTAGTAGGTAAAAATATTTATGCGTTACCTTCAGCAGGCAGTGAATTAGATAAAGTTTCTCATCGTGTTAAAAATGGAGACCTTTTGATAATTGTTTCATATAGCGGTGAAGATAAAGAGCTCATAAAAACGGTAAAAGGAATATCTTTAAGAGGTATATCCACAATTGCTTTTACACCCTTCAATCAAAATAAGTTAGCTGCCGCGTGTGAATATAGCTTGAATTACAATACAATTAGTTTTCCAATGCCTGATAGAGAAGGCGATGAAGTTTTCTTCACAGGTGTCTATGTTTTAAATGATTTACTAGTGATGGGATACTCAAATTACGTTATAAATAAATAG
- a CDS encoding 6-phospho-alpha-glucosidase: MVNAKDDRKFSVLIAGGGSTYTPGIVLTLLNGLDKFPLRKLKFYDNDGERQKKIADATAILIKERAPEIEFEATTDPKEAFTDVDFVMAQIRVGKYAMRSLDEKIPLKHGVVGQETTGPGGIAYGLRSIPGVIELVDYMEKYSPNAWMLNYSNPAAIVAEATRRLRPNSKIINICDMPIDIMDRMAAIVGLKDRNDLVFRYYGLNHFGWWTEITDKQGNDLMPQLKEYVSKNGYWVGGDYDKGTEASWESTFKKAADVYKLDPTTLPNTYLKYYMYPSWVVKHSDPNYTRTDEVEAHRQKLVFGECKRIVDNGTAKDTDFKPDEHSTYIVDLCTAIAYNTHQRMLAIIPNEGAISNIDPTATVEVPCLFGSNGPERLSMGKAATYQKGMITEQNSVEKLAVDAWVEHSYTKLWQAFSLCKIVPDAGIAKDILDEMIVANKDFWPELK; the protein is encoded by the coding sequence ATGGTTAACGCAAAAGATGATAGAAAATTTTCCGTTTTGATTGCTGGTGGTGGTAGTACATATACACCTGGTATTGTTTTGACATTATTAAATGGTTTAGACAAATTCCCACTCAGAAAATTAAAGTTTTATGACAATGATGGTGAGAGACAAAAGAAAATTGCTGATGCAACAGCTATTTTAATTAAAGAAAGAGCTCCAGAAATTGAATTTGAAGCAACAACAGATCCTAAGGAAGCATTTACTGATGTTGACTTCGTAATGGCACAAATTCGTGTTGGTAAATATGCAATGCGTAGTCTAGATGAAAAGATTCCATTAAAACACGGTGTAGTTGGACAAGAAACAACTGGACCCGGAGGTATCGCATATGGACTTCGTTCAATCCCAGGTGTTATCGAATTAGTAGATTATATGGAAAAGTATTCACCAAATGCTTGGATGTTGAACTATTCAAACCCAGCTGCAATCGTTGCTGAAGCTACACGCCGTTTGAGACCAAATTCAAAGATTATCAATATTTGTGATATGCCTATTGATATCATGGACAGAATGGCAGCCATTGTAGGATTGAAAGATCGTAACGATTTGGTATTTAGATATTATGGACTTAACCACTTCGGTTGGTGGACAGAAATTACAGATAAACAAGGTAATGACTTGATGCCACAATTGAAAGAATATGTTTCAAAGAACGGCTACTGGGTCGGCGGCGACTACGATAAAGGCACCGAAGCTAGTTGGGAAAGTACATTTAAGAAGGCAGCGGATGTTTATAAGCTAGATCCAACAACATTGCCTAATACATACTTGAAGTATTACATGTATCCATCATGGGTTGTAAAGCACTCAGATCCTAACTACACAAGAACTGATGAAGTTGAAGCACATCGTCAAAAATTAGTATTCGGTGAATGCAAGCGTATTGTTGATAACGGAACTGCTAAAGATACTGATTTCAAGCCTGATGAACACTCAACATATATTGTTGATTTGTGTACAGCTATTGCTTATAACACTCATCAAAGAATGTTGGCAATTATTCCTAATGAAGGAGCAATTTCAAATATCGATCCAACAGCTACAGTTGAAGTTCCTTGCCTATTTGGTTCAAATGGACCTGAACGTTTATCAATGGGTAAAGCTGCTACATATCAAAAAGGTATGATTACAGAACAAAATAGTGTTGAAAAACTTGCAGTTGATGCTTGGGTAGAACATTCATATACAAAATTATGGCAAGCATTTAGTCTATGCAAGATCGTACCAGATGCAGGTATCGCAAAAGATATTCTAGATGAAATGATTGTTGCAAATAAGGACTTCTGGCCAGAACTTAAATAA
- a CDS encoding glycoside hydrolase family 13 protein gives MAKSDWWKKSVVYQVYPRSYQDSNGDGIGDLPGLTSRLSYIKDLGADVIWLNPIYKSPDKDNGYDISDYRSIQPEYGTMDDFDEMLNRAHVLGLKIMMDLVVNHTSDQNKWFQESKKSKDNPYRDYYVWRDPVNGHAPNNWGSYFNGPAWKFDETTGQYYLHLFANGQPDLNWENPKVRDEVWDVMRFWLDKGVDGFRMDVINLISKPAGLPDGPREPDERYANVAKVVADGPRLNEFLKEMNEKILSKYDVMTVGEMPGSTPEDAIKYTGLDSNELNMVFQFDHVDLSSNPDERLTKWNDEPVKLVELKKSLSKWETALDGKGWNSLYWNNHDQPRTVSRFATDDPKYRVRAAKMLGTTLHMMQGTPYVYEGEEIGMTNVHYKELSQYEDVESLNAYKEFVEDEKIVDKDTMLKYMSKMSRDNARTPMQWDESKNAGFTSGKPWFELNPNYDKINARDSLEDKDSIFYYYKKLIELRHSSDLIIYGNYELLDPDDNKVFAYKRHYNGETLLVISNFTSKDLSRDYGQNDGELLISNYKDDKDTELRAYESKVYLFK, from the coding sequence ATGGCAAAAAGTGATTGGTGGAAGAAATCAGTAGTTTATCAAGTTTATCCAAGAAGTTATCAGGACAGCAATGGTGATGGGATCGGTGATTTACCAGGATTAACAAGTCGTCTATCTTATATAAAAGATTTAGGGGCAGATGTTATTTGGTTGAATCCAATCTATAAATCACCTGATAAAGATAATGGATACGATATAAGCGATTATCGGAGTATACAACCAGAATATGGAACTATGGATGATTTTGACGAAATGCTGAATAGAGCACATGTTCTAGGTTTGAAAATAATGATGGATTTAGTTGTCAATCATACATCTGATCAAAATAAATGGTTCCAGGAAAGTAAAAAATCAAAAGACAATCCTTATAGAGACTATTATGTATGGCGAGATCCAGTTAATGGACATGCACCTAATAATTGGGGCTCATATTTTAATGGACCAGCTTGGAAATTTGATGAAACTACTGGACAGTATTACCTACATCTTTTTGCAAATGGTCAACCTGACCTAAATTGGGAGAATCCTAAAGTACGTGATGAAGTATGGGATGTCATGCGTTTTTGGTTAGATAAAGGTGTTGATGGATTTAGAATGGATGTTATCAATCTTATTTCTAAACCTGCTGGATTACCGGATGGACCTAGAGAACCTGATGAGCGTTATGCTAATGTCGCCAAAGTAGTAGCTGATGGTCCAAGATTAAATGAATTCTTAAAAGAAATGAATGAAAAGATACTGTCAAAATATGATGTAATGACTGTTGGTGAAATGCCTGGATCAACACCTGAAGATGCAATAAAATATACAGGACTCGATTCTAATGAATTAAATATGGTTTTCCAATTTGATCATGTCGACTTGTCGTCCAATCCTGATGAACGTCTAACAAAGTGGAATGATGAGCCAGTAAAATTGGTTGAATTGAAAAAATCATTAAGTAAATGGGAAACTGCTTTAGATGGTAAAGGTTGGAATAGTCTTTATTGGAACAATCACGACCAACCTAGAACTGTTTCTAGATTTGCAACAGATGATCCTAAATATCGTGTACGAGCTGCTAAGATGTTGGGAACCACGTTGCATATGATGCAGGGGACACCATATGTCTATGAAGGTGAAGAAATCGGAATGACTAACGTTCACTACAAAGAACTTTCGCAATATGAGGACGTCGAGTCATTGAATGCTTATAAAGAATTTGTTGAGGATGAAAAAATTGTTGACAAAGATACCATGCTTAAGTATATGTCTAAAATGTCGCGAGATAATGCTAGAACTCCTATGCAATGGGATGAAAGTAAAAACGCTGGATTTACAAGTGGCAAACCTTGGTTTGAGCTAAATCCTAATTATGACAAGATTAATGCTAGAGATAGTTTAGAAGATAAAGATTCAATCTTTTATTACTATAAGAAATTAATTGAATTGCGTCATAGTAGTGACTTAATTATTTATGGTAATTATGAGCTCCTTGATCCTGATGATAATAAGGTGTTTGCATATAAACGTCATTATAATGGTGAGACATTGTTAGTTATAAGTAATTTCACTAGTAAAGATTTGTCACGGGATTATGGTCAAAATGATGGTGAGTTGTTAATTAGTAATTATAAAGATGACAAGGATACTGAATTGAGAGCTTATGAAAGTAAAGTTTACTTGTTTAAGTAA
- a CDS encoding class-II fumarase/aspartase family protein, which translates to MRALYDSKSRTMFDHGIRYLFTDEAKYRSWIYVEKTLAEAQAEVGFIPRKAAEEINQKAEYENLNFKEMERIYDRVGHGFVPFAKVLSKECGTSGKYIHYGVTTQNIQQTSELLILKEVNKRFMIIISEILNNLSKLALNNKDTVMAGRTHGRHAIPITYGFKVAGWIQNFLTDVERIKELEPRVFQSMMGGAIGAYNSMGEYGPKIDELVAQKLNMKPMMIPMRNMSSNKIEYMNALCLLATSCDRIAQEVYATSIEEFGEVSEPYFKGTIGSSTMPQKINPKLSKGIIANSQKLYSVPTSGYFSSTRPFEADSSSNMLFDGLLEESAELITEILLRTEELTRGLHVHKDKMKKNANINKGIDNSEYVMMKAARNIGKDEAHSLIYKLVMEAEQNDDGYEKILLSNKYLNSNFTDDELEKMLRPEKYIGLSKELAVGFSEKAKECASQLSLKYNNRLDF; encoded by the coding sequence ATGCGTGCATTATATGATTCTAAATCCAGAACTATGTTCGATCATGGAATACGTTATTTATTTACTGATGAAGCTAAGTACCGTTCATGGATTTATGTTGAAAAGACGTTAGCGGAGGCACAAGCTGAGGTTGGTTTTATTCCGAGAAAAGCAGCTGAAGAAATCAATCAAAAGGCGGAATATGAGAATTTGAATTTTAAAGAGATGGAGCGAATATATGATCGTGTAGGACATGGATTTGTTCCATTTGCTAAAGTACTATCTAAAGAGTGTGGAACTTCGGGGAAATATATTCACTATGGTGTGACGACCCAAAATATTCAGCAGACTAGTGAGTTATTAATTTTAAAAGAAGTTAACAAACGATTTATGATAATAATATCTGAAATATTGAATAATTTATCTAAATTAGCATTGAATAATAAAGATACAGTTATGGCAGGTAGAACACACGGAAGACACGCGATACCTATTACGTATGGCTTTAAAGTCGCTGGATGGATTCAAAATTTTTTGACTGATGTAGAAAGAATCAAGGAACTAGAACCTCGAGTTTTTCAATCTATGATGGGTGGTGCGATAGGTGCATATAACTCTATGGGGGAATATGGCCCCAAAATAGATGAATTAGTAGCTCAAAAGCTAAATATGAAGCCTATGATGATACCTATGAGAAATATGTCGTCAAATAAGATTGAATATATGAATGCACTTTGTTTGTTAGCAACATCATGTGATCGCATTGCGCAGGAGGTTTATGCTACATCTATTGAAGAATTTGGTGAGGTTTCAGAACCTTACTTTAAAGGAACAATTGGAAGTAGTACGATGCCACAAAAAATTAACCCTAAATTATCTAAAGGGATTATTGCTAATTCTCAAAAACTTTATTCCGTGCCAACTTCAGGGTATTTTTCATCAACGAGACCTTTTGAAGCAGATAGCTCTTCAAATATGCTTTTTGATGGATTGCTTGAAGAATCAGCAGAACTTATTACTGAAATCTTGTTAAGAACCGAAGAGTTAACAAGAGGGTTACATGTACATAAGGATAAAATGAAGAAAAATGCCAATATAAATAAAGGTATAGATAATAGTGAATATGTAATGATGAAGGCTGCTCGGAATATAGGTAAAGACGAAGCCCATTCATTGATTTATAAGTTAGTAATGGAAGCTGAGCAAAACGATGATGGTTATGAAAAAATCCTTCTATCAAATAAATATCTTAATAGTAATTTTACTGATGACGAATTGGAAAAGATGCTGCGACCCGAAAAATACATAGGACTATCTAAAGAACTTGCAGTTGGATTTTCAGAAAAAGCTAAGGAATGCGCCAGTCAATTAAGCTTAAAATATAATAATAGATTAGATTTTTAA
- a CDS encoding minor capsid protein yields MSKRLQAIFAQASISRRDMLGAMIGAGMNIATAKSESFAVNELKQQYIDGYNNSSPNKLSTVPDKVANQAEYSQRIWVHGDVMTTRMKETLNKGLSLRMKKSDINKMTRSIPQSGDRIDDNLATPMNQMLSRIHTLTTNEAIRNSNGGKNRAYEEQNVQYVMWLTEEDDRVCDICEPLDRQTFAYGQAPIPVTDTHPRCRCQLVACDEDGNLLSGELDRVFKEQKKPT; encoded by the coding sequence TTGTCTAAACGCTTGCAAGCAATCTTTGCCCAAGCATCTATTTCTCGGCGTGATATGTTGGGTGCAATGATTGGCGCCGGCATGAATATTGCTACAGCAAAAAGTGAATCATTTGCAGTTAATGAACTCAAACAGCAGTATATCGATGGCTATAATAATTCAAGCCCTAATAAACTATCAACAGTTCCAGATAAAGTAGCCAACCAAGCTGAGTATTCTCAACGAATTTGGGTGCATGGCGACGTCATGACGACACGAATGAAAGAAACCCTGAACAAGGGTTTGAGTCTCCGCATGAAAAAATCAGACATCAATAAAATGACCCGCAGTATTCCTCAAAGCGGTGATCGAATTGATGACAATTTAGCAACGCCTATGAACCAAATGCTATCCAGAATTCATACGTTAACAACTAATGAAGCTATACGCAATAGCAACGGTGGTAAGAATAGAGCGTATGAGGAACAGAATGTTCAGTATGTGATGTGGTTAACCGAGGAAGATGATCGTGTTTGTGATATTTGTGAACCACTTGATAGACAAACATTTGCCTATGGACAAGCACCGATTCCAGTCACGGATACTCATCCAAGGTGTCGTTGCCAGCTGGTAGCCTGTGATGAAGATGGGAATCTGCTGTCTGGTGAACTTGATAGGGTATTTAAGGAACAAAAAAAGCCCACTTAG
- a CDS encoding alpha-glucoside-specific PTS transporter subunit IIBC has product MMQKLQKFGAAMFVPVLLFSFAGLVVAFGSLFTNAEIFHNLAQPNTTWYGIWYTIQEGGWTIFRQVPLLFVVGLPIGLAKKSQGRAALESLVTYLTYNYFIGGMLSQWGPFFGVKNYAKPILANSTNGGLTEIAGIKTLDTSIVGALVVAGIVVWLHNRYFDKKLPDWLGTFQGSAYVVILGFASMFVLAFVTCLVWPKIQMGISGLQGFMKNSGVIGVWIYCFLQRVLIPTGLHHFIYIPFQYGPAAVAGGLQPYWLKHLADFAGSTQALKTLAPSMGFELFGNEKVFGIPAICYAFYVTAKKSRKKQTAALLIPAGLTSIAAGITEPVEFTFLFAAPVLWFVHSFLAATMDATMYAFGIVGQFDGGLIQFASMNWIPLWANHWHTWITQIVIGLIFALIYFVVFKVLIEKFDFATPGREAEGEDTKLINKKEYKSKKANGSKSSNPYIERAQAYLEGLGGSENVDEMTSCATRLRVTVKDPEKVETDGFFKANKAVGVVRHGKAIQVIVGLDVAQVLENMQDLSSGPVNDRATKAVELTPIQQNALLLLDSLGTVENVENIETNDGKIVVTVVDPTEVDSKDVFSDLGLDVNDVSVENKKATIDMKNHELYAHTMSSML; this is encoded by the coding sequence ATGATGCAGAAATTGCAAAAATTCGGTGCTGCAATGTTTGTCCCTGTTTTGCTCTTCTCATTTGCAGGTTTGGTTGTAGCCTTTGGTTCTTTATTCACAAATGCGGAAATTTTTCATAATTTAGCTCAACCCAATACCACTTGGTACGGTATTTGGTACACGATTCAAGAAGGTGGTTGGACAATCTTTAGACAAGTTCCACTACTATTCGTTGTAGGTTTGCCTATTGGATTGGCAAAGAAATCTCAAGGACGTGCTGCCCTTGAATCGTTAGTTACATACTTAACATATAATTATTTTATTGGTGGAATGCTAAGCCAATGGGGTCCATTCTTTGGTGTTAAGAATTATGCTAAGCCTATTCTTGCTAATTCCACAAATGGTGGTTTGACAGAAATTGCTGGTATCAAAACATTGGATACTAGTATTGTCGGTGCTTTAGTTGTTGCTGGTATTGTTGTTTGGCTACACAATAGATACTTCGATAAAAAGTTACCTGATTGGTTAGGTACTTTCCAAGGATCCGCATATGTTGTTATTCTAGGATTTGCTAGTATGTTTGTTTTGGCCTTTGTTACATGTTTAGTATGGCCAAAGATTCAAATGGGTATTTCTGGATTACAAGGATTCATGAAGAATTCCGGTGTCATAGGTGTTTGGATATATTGTTTCTTACAACGTGTTCTTATTCCTACCGGTTTGCATCACTTTATTTACATTCCGTTCCAATATGGTCCAGCCGCTGTTGCCGGTGGTTTGCAACCATACTGGTTGAAACATCTAGCAGATTTTGCTGGAAGCACACAAGCTTTGAAGACTTTAGCTCCATCAATGGGATTTGAATTGTTTGGTAATGAAAAAGTCTTTGGTATTCCTGCTATTTGTTATGCTTTCTACGTTACTGCTAAGAAGAGTCGTAAGAAACAAACAGCTGCTCTATTGATTCCAGCCGGATTAACATCTATCGCAGCTGGTATTACAGAGCCAGTTGAATTTACATTCTTATTTGCTGCTCCAGTATTATGGTTTGTACACTCATTCCTAGCAGCTACAATGGATGCTACAATGTACGCCTTTGGTATTGTTGGTCAATTTGATGGTGGATTAATTCAATTCGCAAGTATGAACTGGATTCCGCTATGGGCAAATCATTGGCACACATGGATTACTCAAATTGTAATCGGTCTTATTTTTGCACTAATTTACTTCGTAGTATTTAAGGTTCTTATCGAAAAATTTGATTTTGCTACACCTGGACGTGAAGCTGAAGGTGAAGATACAAAATTAATTAATAAGAAAGAATACAAATCTAAGAAGGCAAATGGATCAAAATCATCTAATCCTTATATTGAACGTGCTCAAGCATATCTAGAAGGTTTGGGCGGCTCAGAAAATGTTGATGAGATGACAAGTTGTGCCACTAGATTACGTGTCACAGTTAAAGATCCCGAAAAAGTTGAAACAGATGGTTTCTTTAAGGCCAATAAAGCTGTTGGTGTCGTAAGACATGGTAAAGCCATTCAAGTTATTGTAGGTTTGGACGTTGCTCAAGTACTTGAAAATATGCAAGATTTATCATCAGGTCCTGTTAATGATCGTGCAACAAAAGCGGTTGAACTAACACCAATCCAACAAAATGCTTTATTGCTTTTAGATTCATTGGGAACAGTTGAAAATGTTGAAAACATCGAAACTAATGATGGAAAGATTGTTGTTACTGTTGTCGATCCAACAGAGGTTGATTCTAAAGATGTATTTAGTGATTTAGGACTAGATGTTAATGATGTAAGTGTAGAAAATAAAAAAGCTACTATCGATATGAAGAATCATGAACTTTATGCTCATACGATGTCATCAATGCTTTAA
- a CDS encoding NAD(P)/FAD-dependent oxidoreductase has translation MSDLDQTNSYRYVIVGGGVVAGYAVKGIRQEDSEGEILIISQEADVPYERPALSKKLWLDDEFTEENIQIGAENYPNVTFKFKTTVTAINRQDKVITLADSEQIKYEQLLLATGGEPRQIQGPSDPHVLVFRQWSDYRKLRKFSGPNKRVVIIGGGYVGTELASSLTQNETEVTMIFPEKALGEGKFPEPIRTEYEATFKRNGVTLMSGQFVQSYQRQGDHLTLLTKDGTVIAADTIIVGLGVTPRISLAEDSCLDLADGGVKVNEYLNTSDPAIWSAGDIASYPDHILGRQRIEHVDHARLSGELVGRNMAGAHMSYQHTPYFYSMIFDISWQAIGNIDPKLQLIFDRRTHGSLVYFIDTDKLVGVLVWNVKVNLDDVRALLANAPATDDLVGSIREKKA, from the coding sequence ATGAGTGATTTGGATCAGACAAACAGCTATCGATACGTCATTGTTGGTGGCGGAGTGGTTGCTGGCTATGCCGTCAAGGGAATTCGACAGGAAGATTCAGAGGGTGAGATCTTAATTATTTCGCAAGAGGCGGATGTCCCATATGAACGACCGGCACTGAGTAAAAAACTATGGCTAGATGATGAATTTACTGAAGAGAACATTCAGATTGGTGCTGAAAATTATCCCAATGTGACTTTTAAGTTCAAGACAACGGTTACGGCTATTAATCGGCAAGATAAGGTCATTACATTGGCCGATAGTGAGCAAATCAAGTATGAACAGTTATTGCTAGCAACTGGCGGAGAACCTAGACAAATCCAGGGACCTTCTGATCCACATGTGCTAGTCTTTAGACAGTGGTCAGATTATCGCAAGTTACGTAAATTTAGTGGTCCGAACAAGCGAGTTGTGATCATTGGTGGTGGATATGTTGGTACAGAGCTCGCATCGTCACTGACCCAAAATGAGACTGAAGTTACGATGATTTTTCCAGAAAAAGCGCTGGGTGAGGGTAAATTTCCTGAGCCTATTCGGACTGAGTATGAAGCCACGTTCAAACGCAATGGTGTCACACTGATGAGTGGTCAGTTTGTCCAATCATATCAACGCCAAGGTGACCACTTGACTCTATTGACAAAGGATGGTACGGTGATCGCAGCCGATACGATCATTGTTGGGTTAGGCGTTACGCCGCGGATTAGTTTAGCTGAAGACAGTTGTTTGGATTTAGCTGATGGTGGTGTGAAAGTTAATGAGTATCTCAATACTAGTGACCCAGCCATCTGGTCTGCTGGAGATATTGCCTCTTATCCAGATCACATCTTGGGTCGGCAACGGATTGAGCACGTGGACCATGCCCGACTTTCTGGTGAATTAGTTGGCCGTAATATGGCAGGTGCTCACATGAGCTATCAGCATACCCCATACTTCTATTCCATGATTTTTGATATTTCCTGGCAAGCAATCGGTAATATTGATCCTAAATTGCAATTGATTTTTGATCGGCGAACGCATGGATCGCTTGTCTATTTCATAGATACCGATAAGTTAGTTGGTGTTTTAGTTTGGAATGTTAAGGTGAATCTTGATGATGTTCGCGCATTGCTTGCGAACGCTCCAGCTACAGATGATCTGGTGGGCTCCATTCGAGAGAAGAAGGCTTAG
- a CDS encoding PTS sugar transporter subunit IIA: protein MLGFGKKKEKVVSVADGELIPITKVNDDVFSEKMMGDGFAVIPADNKVYSPVSGTVSTVFPTGHAIGITTDKGLEVLVHMGLDTVELNGEPFVGKVKQGQKIDKGDLLSFMDIDYVKDSGRDSVIVIVYTNMDVTREVPEISDQSTTHGDEVGEIRYN, encoded by the coding sequence ATGTTAGGATTTGGTAAAAAAAAGGAAAAAGTCGTTTCAGTAGCTGATGGAGAATTGATACCAATTACTAAAGTAAACGATGATGTTTTTTCTGAAAAAATGATGGGTGATGGATTTGCTGTCATACCTGCAGATAATAAAGTTTATTCACCAGTGAGTGGGACCGTTTCTACTGTCTTCCCAACGGGTCATGCAATTGGCATTACTACAGATAAAGGCTTAGAAGTTTTGGTACACATGGGATTGGATACTGTAGAGTTAAATGGTGAACCTTTTGTTGGAAAAGTAAAACAAGGTCAGAAGATTGACAAAGGTGATCTTTTATCCTTTATGGATATTGATTATGTGAAGGACTCTGGAAGGGATAGTGTGATTGTCATTGTTTATACGAATATGGATGTGACACGTGAAGTTCCAGAGATAAGTGATCAGTCGACTACGCATGGTGATGAAGTTGGAGAAATTCGTTATAATTAA
- a CDS encoding ISL3 family transposase, with translation MSLSNKSIRNALEMKDENIIFTEDSKFMLVNGIKSLVYFAMLTKQIDRCLNCGLAGHLVKNGFNKNMIVVPSLSLRPTYISLKRQKYKCKSCNSIFVAKTSYVWEYCQIAQPVRQMILSETAFNTSLKDIGRRFNVSDKTVQRIIDEEAKMHKKSLPEHLPKHMAFDEFMSTDKMSFIWLDSDNHRTGDILPRRTSYQISKYFSRFPLKVRRQVKTISLDLNAGYINLVPKLFPKAKVVVDRFHIVQMMNRSLNSTRIQVMKRMPKRSKEYLFMKRDWKKFLESFDSIEKINPKYQYSVGYYETDLNLITKCLDLDEGFAKSYEVYQDILKAIRTGDTDTMNQILLNYHPLNTAMDQTMTSLRKYRKQVLNALKLKYSNGFLEGIIGRTKKIKSSAYGYRSWNNFTECINIQMFWLRASSSAK, from the coding sequence ATGTCCCTAAGTAATAAGTCTATACGAAACGCTCTTGAAATGAAAGATGAGAATATTATCTTTACTGAAGACTCAAAATTTATGTTAGTTAATGGCATCAAGTCCTTAGTCTATTTTGCAATGCTAACTAAACAGATTGACCGTTGTCTTAACTGTGGCCTTGCAGGCCACTTAGTTAAGAATGGATTTAATAAAAATATGATAGTCGTTCCATCATTATCATTACGTCCAACGTATATAAGTCTGAAACGTCAAAAGTATAAATGTAAATCTTGTAACTCTATCTTTGTAGCCAAAACTAGTTATGTTTGGGAATATTGTCAAATCGCACAACCTGTTAGACAAATGATCTTATCAGAAACTGCTTTTAATACATCATTGAAGGATATCGGCAGACGTTTTAACGTCTCCGATAAGACCGTTCAACGTATCATCGATGAAGAAGCCAAGATGCACAAGAAATCACTTCCTGAACATCTTCCTAAGCACATGGCATTTGATGAATTTATGTCTACTGACAAAATGAGCTTTATTTGGTTAGATAGCGATAATCATCGTACGGGTGATATCTTGCCCAGAAGAACTTCATATCAAATCAGTAAATACTTCAGTCGATTTCCTTTGAAAGTCAGAAGACAGGTAAAAACTATTTCTTTGGATTTAAATGCCGGATACATTAATTTAGTACCAAAGTTGTTTCCAAAGGCCAAAGTCGTTGTTGATAGATTTCATATCGTTCAGATGATGAATCGTTCTCTCAATTCAACTAGAATACAGGTAATGAAACGAATGCCTAAAAGAAGTAAAGAATACTTGTTCATGAAGAGAGATTGGAAAAAATTCTTGGAATCATTCGATTCCATCGAAAAGATAAACCCTAAGTATCAGTACAGTGTTGGTTATTATGAAACGGATCTAAATTTAATCACAAAGTGTTTAGATTTGGACGAAGGTTTCGCCAAGTCCTACGAAGTATATCAAGATATTTTAAAGGCTATTAGAACAGGCGATACTGATACAATGAATCAGATACTACTCAATTATCATCCACTCAATACCGCTATGGATCAAACAATGACATCATTAAGAAAATATCGTAAACAAGTATTAAATGCACTGAAGCTTAAATATTCCAACGGATTTTTAGAGGGAATCATTGGAAGAACAAAAAAGATAAAAAGTAGTGCCTATGGATATCGTAGTTGGAACAACTTTACTGAATGTATAAATATTCAAATGTTTTGGCTTCGAGCAAGCTCATCAGCCAAATAA